The following coding sequences are from one Paracoccus alcaliphilus window:
- a CDS encoding urease subunit gamma produces MNLTPREREKLLVSLAAMVARNRLARGVRLNHPEAIALITDFVVEGARDGRSVADLMQAGAHVITAAQCMSGVPEMIESVQVEATFPDGTKLVTVHHPIRHEA; encoded by the coding sequence ATGAACCTTACCCCCCGCGAACGCGAGAAACTGCTGGTCTCACTCGCCGCGATGGTCGCCCGCAACCGGCTGGCGCGCGGCGTCCGGCTGAACCACCCCGAAGCCATCGCCCTGATTACTGATTTCGTCGTCGAGGGCGCGCGCGACGGGCGCAGCGTCGCCGATCTGATGCAGGCGGGCGCGCATGTGATCACAGCCGCTCAATGCATGTCCGGCGTGCCCGAGATGATCGAGTCGGTGCAGGTCGAGGCCACTTTTCCCGACGGCACCAAACTGGTCACCGTCCATCACCCCATCCGTCACGAGGCCTGA
- a CDS encoding urease accessory protein UreD: protein MDAIATTRMQRSRGAASVRLGPRGLLDLAQSGSAKAMLPRMTAGLPEIVFLNTAGGLASGDRLDYRVGLTPGTRALATTQTAERAYRAKDAPARVTLHLAVGEGGWLDWLPQETILYDGARLRRETTVDLAPGAGCLLLEPIVLGRIAMGETIRHLHLSDRRIVRQDGRVIHHDALALDDAALSRLHRPAMLGEARAMASLALIAPHGPDLLEPVRAALDEPGVTAAASAPPGRLVVRLLARDGWPLRRQIMRLLRVLRPDPLPRIWQV, encoded by the coding sequence TTGGACGCAATCGCCACCACCAGAATGCAGCGCAGCCGGGGGGCCGCTTCGGTCCGGCTTGGGCCGCGCGGGCTGTTGGATCTGGCGCAATCGGGATCGGCCAAGGCGATGCTTCCGCGCATGACGGCGGGCCTGCCCGAGATCGTCTTTCTGAACACGGCGGGCGGTCTGGCCTCGGGCGACAGGCTGGATTATCGGGTCGGGCTGACCCCCGGCACGCGGGCGCTGGCCACAACCCAGACGGCCGAGCGCGCCTATCGCGCCAAGGATGCCCCGGCGCGGGTCACGCTGCATCTGGCTGTCGGCGAAGGCGGCTGGCTGGACTGGCTGCCACAGGAAACGATCCTCTATGACGGCGCGCGGCTGCGGCGGGAAACCACGGTCGATCTGGCCCCCGGCGCGGGCTGTCTGCTGCTGGAGCCCATCGTTCTGGGCCGCATCGCCATGGGCGAGACGATCCGCCATCTGCACCTGAGTGATCGCCGCATCGTGCGACAGGACGGGCGGGTGATCCATCACGACGCGCTGGCGCTGGACGATGCCGCACTGTCACGGCTGCACCGGCCCGCGATGCTGGGCGAGGCGCGGGCGATGGCCTCGCTGGCGCTGATCGCCCCGCATGGGCCTGACCTGCTGGAACCCGTCCGCGCGGCGCTGGATGAACCCGGCGTCACCGCCGCTGCCAGTGCCCCGCCGGGGCGGCTGGTGGTCCGGCTGCTGGCCCGTGATGGCTGGCCGCTGCGGCGGCAGATCATGCGTCTGCTGCGCGTCCTGCGCCCCGATCCCCTTCCCCGTATCTGGCAGGTCTGA